The sequence TTCGTCCGTAGGCAGTTACGTCGATTCCGGCCTCGTGTGCCACGTGTTCTTGGGAGAGGCCCCTTGCTGTACGGAGCGAGCGCAACCACCGACCGAGGCTCACAGCGAGGGCAGCATCCTCGGGGGCGGTGACTTCATAGTTCTCTCCTTCCAGTTCTTCCAATTGATGTTTCAAATGTAGGAGTGTATCAGGTAGCATGCTACTCGCGGTCTGGCAAGGGCGCTTTCGCTCTGGGAGCGGTCTTGAATCGCCGGTTTCGTTGCCTTAGGTGCACTGAAGCGCCGGAAGGAGAAAGCCATGAAGATCGTTCGAAACCATGTTCGGCCCGACCAGAGAAGACGAATAGGAGCGCGAGCAGCAGCACTGGTGGGCGCAGCCGCGGTCGCTTTCGCGACGTTGGCAGGGGGTGCGCCGGCCTCGGCTGCCCCGTCTAGCGACCCCTGTGAGTTCGCCGTGTTCATCGGTGTTAGGGGTACTGGAGCGCAAGGAGGATCGGGGCCAACGCACGGCGGGCGGGTCTGGACCTCCGGTGGCATGGGTGATCAGATCGCCCCATTGGCAAGCAAGGTCAGTACTGAGGCATACCCGACGTACTTCGAGGCGCTGAACTATCCGGCGACGGCCCCCGACTACTTGCAGAGCGTTGCGAGTGGGTCGACTGCTCTCATCAATGAACTCAACTACCTGTCGACGCTCTGTGGAGGGTGCGGACCAGCCGTGATCATCGCCGGGCACTCGCAGGGGGCTAACGTCATTTCAGATGCTCTCGGCAATGGACAGTGGCCGCAAGGCCCCACTCTCACCGCGCAAGCACAAAAGATGATCTCCGCCGTGGTCTTCTATGGCGATCCGCAGTACTGGCCTACGGACGCCTGGAACGCACCCTATTCGCCGGGGGGGCTATGGGGCCCTGCAGAGGAACACGCTGGTCGCGGCTGATCTGGGAACATACCGAGTGTGGGGATGGACGCAGGGAAGCACCAACCCGAACCCAACCTGGGTGCCAAAGATCCGCTCGTACTGCGCCACGGGGGACTTCTTCTGTCAGAACAACCCTGGCGACGGCAATTTCGCGATCCACAACTCCTATGGAAAGACGACCACGACGATCGCCGCGAACTGGATTCGCTACATGATTTCGGACTTCAACTAAGATGTCCGCCGTGGCCGAGATTAGCTATCGGAACCCAAACGCCCGTGCGCGCGGCGTCGCCGTTCTTCTGTTGCAGGCCGTTGTCTCCGCTGGCGTCGGGTACTGGGTGTTCATGCAGACGTTCCGTATCGCGGGTTGTGGCTCTGCTTGCAATTTCGCACTCGCGGAAGCGGCGTGGCACACGCAGATCTGGGTGAGTGTCGCCGCGTTCATCGCATCGCTCGTGGCGATCCTGTGGAGCTGGCACAAGGGGCGTGAGAGTTGGTGGATGGTAGCCATCGGAATCGCGCTGATCCTCGCGACGGGAGTCGTATCGACAATCGCGATCGTCGCGGCCACCGAACTCTGAGTCCTCGGGCTTCAAGAAGACCCCTTGGCGCTTCGTACGCCAAGGGGTCTTCAAAGACAATGATCGCTAGGTGACGTCTGCGCCCGTATCGCGCCCGGACACGACGAAACACCCGCACGTGGTGCGGGTGTTTCGGAGTAGATCGGGC is a genomic window of Microbacterium maritypicum containing:
- a CDS encoding cutinase family protein; its protein translation is MGDQIAPLASKVSTEAYPTYFEALNYPATAPDYLQSVASGSTALINELNYLSTLCGGCGPAVIIAGHSQGANVISDALGNGQWPQGPTLTAQAQKMISAVVFYGDPQYWPTDAWNAPYSPGGLWGPAEEHAGRG